The window CCTGACCCCCCTTCATTTATCTCACCCCAGACCTCCTGCTTAGGTCACCGAGAGAGACCCAGAATGACGCGACctttttgaaagttttttttttaaaaagtggcctaATCTTTATTCCGAGATCTAGCAGGGGGCAGAGTatgctcccccctccccgccatgCGCAGAAGGCACTCACAGCTAAGCTTACAATTTATCGAACAGGGCTGCACATAACAGCAGTTCATGCGCTCCCCTTCTCCCCAGCTCTGGTCTCTCTTTCTtgagacaaaaaaaaaggggggggggcttgaaAAGAAACATGCTCCCTACCCTCAGGAAGGCTGGGGGTCAGGGCCACACAGCCCGAAGCCCCAGAGAAACGGACAATCTCTGGAAATAACAGAAGCTGCTGGGGAACGTGGGAACCTCTGGGGCGGGAAAGACCCAACCTTCAGCCAAATGGCCTTCGTGTCAATTTTGACAAAAGGAAATCTGGGTTTGGGCGCAACCTGGTCTAAGCAGGGAAGCAGAAGAGCACGGCCGTCACGGAAGAAGTTCCAGGGACGTCTGGCCTGCTCCGGTTACCTGAAACTCTGCGGCGCCGCTCCCGATCTGGTTGACGTTGGGCAGTGATCCACCGTAGTAAGGTCCTCGGCTGTGAGCCAAACGCAACTTCTGGGCCTGCAactgaagggggtgggggagaagcggAACGATGGTCAGTTCACAGCTGGCTCGCTCCGATTCACGACTGCCCTGGGGGAGCAGCCGCTTAGCCAACCCGACTGTGTTCTTTCCAGCGTGCCACGAGCTCACCGTGGTTTTACGCACAGTCCTGCAACAGAGGTTCAAGCCGACGGCACGAAGGGGCGGCAGGGAGGAGCCTTCAGAGCACAAAATAATAGAAATCTCCCTCCTGCACCCCAACCAGCACCAACCAGCTCCCCCGCAGCTAAAGCGGAGGGCGATTTTTTGAGGGGCCCCCTTTCCAAGCAGAAAGCGGAGCCTCCGTTGCACCTCAGGATCTCACTCCTGACAGCTTATTCCATATACGCCCTGCGCACCCTCGGGGTTCTTCAACAACAAGCTGGTCGTTTAATCAGAGATGGAGGAGGCCCAAAAGGAGAGGCAGCTCCAGAGGTCCCCTGCCACCGTCCCATTAGGAGATGCTTCTTCCAACTTCTTCAAGGCGCTTAAGAAATTAGTCGCTTATTGATGCTGCCGAGACGTACGTACCGATTtaaagaggagggggagccgtGGGCCAGAAGGTGAGCTCGCCATTTATATGCGGGTGATCCCAAATCAGGCTGGGGAGAGAAGATCCCCACGGGGACGGGGTGGGAGAGAAATTCTGTCTGGATTCACGAAAAGGCCATTAAAGCTGGCTCCCCACGATATATGAAACCAGAAACCATTCCGGCGTGTGTCTCGGGTCGTGTACCCCCACCCACTCCCGATAAATGAATTCAGTGCATCATGTTAATTTAACAAGCATGTTGTTCAAACACGGATGCTGCTGCTGTTACGCAGACCGTGATCCTATAACCAGAGGATGCTGCAAGTTCACTTTAAGAGCCTGGATGTCTACAATGTCAAAGGCTCAGCCACATGGCCATAAATCTCTCTCACCCAGGGGAACCTAAAGAGAGGGGAAATCCAAAACAGACTCAGGCTGGCTGTGTTCAAACTGCAGCCCAGCTTTGAAGGCAAGCCGGCTAGTTTCTGGGGCTAAACTGTCCCACCGCCCCTCCAGCATCAAAGAATGATGATTCACAAAGGATGGCCAGTGTTTGAAGCCCTGGGAACTGGTATCTCTGCTTGTTTACCTATCTGGGGAATTGGGCAAGGCACAAATCTTTCTGGAAGGACTGGTTGGGGGAAACGCACAGGCCTGTCCCCTCCAGACACAGAACCCGCGGCAGGCGACATTTACAAGCCACCTTCCGCTCCCAGGGAAATTAACTGGCTGTTGGCCGTGCAAATAGGAGGGCACCAGGTCAGCGATACCCAGGCTCAGAGACCATGATACCCCCAGAAAGATCTTTCGGTGGGACTAAAATCAGACCCACAAAATCTTAAAGTTCACACAAAATATCTGAAGAAATGTCAGGGACCAAATGGGACGATGTATTACGAACTGCCATTTTAGCGGCAACTTTATGTCAAGATGATAAATATTGCTGATTATTCacatccccttccttccttccttccttccttccttccttccttccttccttccttccttccttccttccttccttccttctctatcttttccttccttccctccttctctatcttttcctccctccctcccttccttatcATTGTATGCTCCATCAGACCAGGCTTGCAAACAGTCTCACGCTTGGTCCCTGCAATGAATACTGCATGCATGACCTCTAGGCAATCAACTTTTCATCAAGTCAAaagcagcttttttttccccacaaagaaaaaaaaaaccttttcattcCAAAAAGAAGGTGGACTTCTTCACTGTCCCTTTTAGGATATCCATTTGTTCCCCAGATTAATTTGTAAAACAGGTCGAAGGAGGAGGGAGCGATGGGGTGCCAACAGCTTGCAAACAGAGCAAAGCAGGATGGCGTTTTGGCGTGGGTCGAAGCATTAATTTCTGAGTTCTTCTTTTTCCCAGCATCAAATCCAGAAGCTTCCCCTGCTCCTCGCAGAGGTGCCGGGCATGCAAACACTGTAGGTCTTAGCCAACATAAGCAACTGACCCAacattgaccatatcaaaaaagcTCAGCTGGATCTTCACGCTCTGAGATTCTGCTGGGTTTGGGAGGAAGAAAGTCTTTTGAAAGAGCCTCCCCAAACTGTAAGGATGACAGCAGCTTGTACCAACCCAGTGGCCTGCAGATGCTTAAGGGCTATAGCATGGCTCCCATCAATCCCTGCCCAGCCATCAAGGCCAATGGTCAGAGATGATAAATGCCGCAGTCCAAAAAATCTGAGGTTCGGGGAAACACATCAGGCACTTCTCCAATATTTTCTCATTTGAACCACAcgggatgctattccagaagaTGCTTTTGCGATTTGGGAAGAGGTAAGTTGTAAGTTTTTGGAGTTGTTCTTACAACTGAgcagcagaaaggaaggaaggagtggagagaaggaaggaaggaaggaaggaaggaaggaaggaaggaaggaaggagtggagggagggagggagggaggaaaggaaggaaggaaggagtagagggaaggagggagggcaggaaggagaaatggagggagggaaggagaaatggagggagggaacaaggaaggagggaaggaagaagaaatagagggagggagggagggagggagggagggaaagaaggaaaaaataaacaaaaaatcatACTGGCTCCAGAGAAAATGTTAGCACTCTATTAAATATCCATCCAGGTTAGTTGGAGGCTTCAGATCGAGGGAACTGCGGTCAAAAGCTGGGACTTCTCTCAAAGGTGCACAGGCTGGACTAGGACGGGTCAGTCCTCAGAAGACCAACAGACCCTGCGATCTTGTCTTCGGCATCTGCTACCACCTCAAGGACGCCACAGTGGGTAACACACAACCCAGGGCATCGCCTTTTGCAGGGTGATTGTCGGCTCCAGCCTGGCAGGCAATGCCAATACAACTACCCAGGATATTGGCCTCTCTCTGGCCACTTCTGATCCAGTCTGTCTGAATGTTTTTCTCACCCTCCGTCCAGTCTAATTTTAACCCATCTCCGGGGAAcaagctttccccttctttcccaTGAGAGGCTGGTGCAACGATGGCCAGATCTGCTCGAGAGAGGAAGCGGCACAATCCCAGCCTCTTCAGACACACGTTGGTCCCTCAACGCTTAAAGCAGACGATTTCCAAGCCGGTTTCATCTCTAGGAGTCTGCCGTGGCTCGGAGCGCCGAAACGCCACTGTTGCTCCAGAGAGAGGCTTGGCCGTAGAAAAGGTGACCGTCAGGGACGCCGGTAAGGCCAACGGACGCCAAGTACAACGGGGTGCGACCAGAGAGAAATGGAAAGCCCCCTCCTCAAAAGATGGCCCTCCGAGTTTACTGCCTGTGCAAAAAGTCTATTTGCTTGTTCTCACCGCACTGGGTGCCTTCAGCAGGCCCGTCCCTCTGCTTCACACCCCAAGCTGAAGGGGGAGGTGCCGTATGGGTGCTTCCAAACAGCAGCTGCCCCCCAATTCCGGCCCCCCTCCAGCCCCAGAGGAGCAAATTCTTCCTCGGTGGGTCCGTCTCCTTCGTCCGCACCCCCTTCGTCCCTGGTCCATCGCCCCCAAGAGCAGGCCAGCATCAACACCCACCCTTGAGAATCGGGGTGGGTTTTTTCTCCCACAGAATAAACCGAGAACGGGGGTCTCCTTGGGAAGGGAAGGTGGGGTGAAAAGCTTTCGGGGCTCAGGCAGCAAATGAACGGGAAGAAGAGAGGCAAGGCTGAGCCTCGGGGGCCCCCTCCCCAATTTGCACTTTTTAAAGCTCTCCCAGTCCCATCTGTCCCCGTCAAGAAGCAAACCGGGGTGGGGGGGCTCGCACTCAGGGCACAGCTACCCATCATCCCCCTACTTTTGATGCATCCATCAGCTTCCCTGGAAGACCCTCTCTGGAGACCCCCCCACCCGCCACCATCAGCTGGACCTTGGGGTCAAAGGGCAGCCACCCACCCCCCACTTCCCCGCAGCACTCCGGCCTCCCAGCCTGGCACCCTGGACAGCCCCATGGTTgccgggggggggcggggggagaagtaAGAGCAGGGcaagatgggaattgtagtccaagatGCCCCAGCGGGCGGGATGAGAGGCACGCTCCCCAGCCAGGGGCCCCGTAGCCCGAGGGGTCTCAAGGGCAGGAAGCCAACgcatgggaactgtagtccctcGGCGAGAAAGGCGGCGGGGACGACGGGAGCGCATCCCATCCGGCAGCTCGGCACCTCCGGGGGGGGCAGGCAGGGGATGATGGGTGGGGGAGTCCAGCCCGCTCCAGGGGGGCTGCCGGCGCAGGGGGACGGCCCCCGCGGCCCGGGGGTCGGCCCGGCCCGCCCCCTCCCCAACCGGAAGTGGCGCCCGCGGGCCCCCGCCGCTCGCCCGCCTTACCCGGGTGGTGCCCAGCTCCATCATCACCTCCTCGAAGGCCGCCGTCTCCTCGGCCTGCCGCTGCTTCTGCAGCGCGATCTTCTCGCTGAACTTGCGCGGGTTGGACGCCGCGGCGGAGGCGGCCGCGGCCGGGGACGACGaggccgcggcggcggcggcggaggacgcgcccccgccgccgcccgaGGAGGAGCCCGGCCCGGCGCCCGCCGCCGCGGCCCCGgagccccccgccgccgccgctgccgccatCTTGgtccgccgccgctgccgctgccgccgcctcAGCGCCTCCCCCGCCTGGCCCGCGAGAGGAGCGGCAGGGCCGCGGCCTCCTCTGCGCCCCGCCCTCCGCCGCCCGCGCGGGGCACGCCGGGAGACTGAGTGTCCTGGCCGCCGCGCCCGCGAGGCGGAAGGGGCGCCCGGACTCGCGCTCCCGGCGTGCCCCGCGCGCGGCGGCGGGGGCGGAGGCCCGCGGAGCCGGAGCAGGACGGGAGATGGAGTCCCCCGAGGCGCGGGCGCCCCTGCCCGAAGGCCGCCGGGGACTCCCGCTCCCGGCGGGCACCGCGCGGCCTCCGGCAGTTGCCCCGCAGAGCGGGGAAGGAGGGGAGGCGGCGTAGCCTCCAATGGGAGAAGAGGGCGGCGTGCCCCTCCGGTTTCCAATTCTGGGCTTGGCTCAAAGGCAGGAGGGGCCCCGCCAACCGTGCCTCTGATCGCGCACAGAGTGCTTTTCCTGCAAAGCTACGCTGGAGCGGCCTCGGTGCCTTCCGTGGTTCCCCCAGACTTCCTCCATGGAATTCATCGACGCCTATAACTTTATAATTACAATTAAATTTATAATTTGATTATCTACACTGGGTTAACCCTAGTGCTGCATATTGGCCCTTCATTTCATCCTAATTATTCCGTTAAAGCGGTATTAATTCTTCCAGCTCTTTACCACTCTACAGCTTATCCTGGAAAACTACCACCTCTATGGCCTTTGTAACCCTTACTATTTtacttttccttccctctttaacttttattttaaagatacataaaattaaatatattaaaccaaACAAATATCTCCCAGCACCCCGCtacaatgttcagtgcaaatGAAACTAATCTCAGTTATTTACTATTTACTTACGTATGAATCGACTTTCTATGCCACTTGGTCCCACATAAAcatacttcaaaatattttttagccCGGCAGCGACTGCAGATTGCTCTGCCTTGACTTTTAAGAACGCTTGGATCGCAACTGGTTCTTAAAATCTCGCCTTCTTCTTAACCGGCGAGGCAACCGGTCACGGTTTCAGTGGATGCGAAACGTTTTGACGGAGCCACCAACTTTTTGCATCGATGAAGGGAAGCTAAACCCTTCAAGCAATGCCGGGCTGCATTAATGCTCATCACTTAGGCATACCTCAAAGGAAGTGttccatataaatataataacctTAATTAATTGAGGTAGGAGCATAAACTTGGCACAGCCCATTTCTGCAGCCTGAAGCTACTGCGTGCCCCAGCAGGGCAGATCTTTGGAAAGGAAGCAAATGCCGATTAAACTTAGCAGCATTAAAGAATTATTAAGGGTGTATGTGTGGGCATGGATTAGTTCAAGGGAAATGGGAAAATAAGTGGCTTTTGCAGGATAAATCCAGCACCCTTCAAAGCTGGAGctgtgcaaaaacaaagaaaggccAACGAACGCACCATAAATTGACCGATGGGTCTATTCCATTGGGCGTTAAGGCCTAGAGCGTAGAATGGCGATAAGCCAGCATTGTGCTCTGAGAGCGAGATCAATTCTTAATTGTTTATTTAGCCAATAAAGCATATGGGTGTTTGACACTTGGcagtttttttaatccgttcaatcgtgtctgattctccgAGACttcccagacaagtccctgcggttttcttggcaagatttcagtaggggcttgccactgcctccttcctagggccgagagaaagtgactggcccaaggtcacccagctggcttcgtgcctaaggcggcactcgaactcacagcctcccagtttctagcctgtgccttaaccatgaccccaaactggctctctggcaCTAACGACAGCTTAGTCTGCCTtacaacaaaaatataataaaagccgGGTGGATAGGAGGGTTGCTCTGAATCCCTCTGTGGTCAAGAGAAAATAGATTCATcctaaggactagaaacttgagaTCTAGAAGCAATAATCAGCTATCTCCCCCTCGACATCCACTTCTATGCTGGGTATCGCAATTTAAAGTCGGCCTCCCGAGTTTGCTAATTGTCTAAGCAACGGACGACGTGGATCACCGGGGTTTCAAAACTGCCGCCTACATCTCCAGGTTAATAGCGCTGAGAAATTCTACCACGGATCTGCTTCCCCACCACAATCTTTTTTAGGGAACTCACAACAGGAATAAAAACAGCACACAAAGCAAGCTGCACGtagtcaaaaacaaaacaaaatgctttatTTGATTGCTCTAATCCAAGCCGATTCCCAGCTCGTAATTGTTTggctcacgcacacacacacagacgcataTATTCCACAACTCCCTCTGCAAAAACAGCTTTTTTTCTTGCATGCCCCCACCCCAGCCCAGACACGTTGATCTGCGCATGCAGCTGTTCTACCCGCTGCAAACTGGGATGCCGcagaagtgcaagaaaaaaaaaaaaacacctccacAGGTGTGTCGGACTCTATCTCCCATcttcccctgctggctggggacaaTGGAAGTTGTTGTCCACAAACACCCAGAAGGCACCCAAATTAAGAAGGCCGTGCTAACAGCACACCCAGGTAGAGGAACTCTAAAAACAGCGAAATGTGCAAAAACAGGGAGCGTTTCCCACCCCGTAAAAGGCACAAAAATTATTGCACCATGGAGGCTTGGCCCCTTGCCCTCCCATTCGAGAGACAGGAAATAAAGAACAAAGGCGGCTTTCTTGAAGCTGAATGAACAGGCTTTGCACGAGAAACGGGCCAGGCTCCGCTTGGGGTCTTCTTTACAGCGGAAAGGCTTCCGCCACGCTCCCCCTGGCCCAAATCCCTGTCCTTCCGCAAACCTCTTTCTTTGCGTTCTGCAGTTTTGGACCTGACCCGGGGCAGAAAACCCGGGCTGTTGTTTAATGCAAGCCCTGAATTTAGCGGAGGGATATGTTTGGCTAACAGAGACTCCCAAACTCCTAACCACCCTGTTAAAACCTCAGTAAGTTGTGCAACCAGTCAGCGTAACACTGACTCAGTTCAAGAGGCTTTCCTAACAACCTGGTTAGTTTCCTCCTTCTCGCATCCATAAATCACATCGACACAGCGCCCTCAGCTTCGTTCTGGCCACCCCGCGTGATTTATTCAGCAACCGGCGGTCACACCACAGCTTTGCGTAACCAGGTCCTTGGCCTGCGCGCGGCACGCCGAGCTGCTGCGTTCGCCCGATAAACTTAGCCAACTTTGTTCGGAAATGAAAGATACTAACCCTTGTCAGCGTGGCTGGTTTGCCATTTCAAAGACACGGAAAGAGTCCTAAACGCAGGACGATCTTGACGGCAGATGACGCATCTGTTAACCTACATCTTCCTCGTGTGGCTCAAaccctttaaaaacatttaaggcCCTGGAAAAGTTAAGGCAAGGCAGTTCTCCCTCCCCAGCTGAACGGAGACGGTTTGGCAcctaaaatcccccccccccgccccagcacAATTTATTAACAAACCCAAACACTCCCATCCTCAACTAACTGAACCCAGCATTAGTCGTAACCCCAGCACGGCGCTCTCAAATTATTCGGCGGAAAATATTTGAGCCTCCAGGGAGCGTAGCGTGCGTCCACCCTGCGCGAATCCTCGCTCTGGGCCCCGGGCTGGATTTGCAGGTTCGGATGGCCTTGAAATTGCAGgagcccagcccagccttttGAGCTGCAGTTCGGCAGCCCCGTCGGAGGGGGGCGGCAAGAACGACGGAGTCGCTTTTGGCAATGGAAAGTGGGTGCCCCAGCTTGCTCTCGAGCAAAGGTCTGGCAAACTCCGCAGGGAGAAATCAGTGGCGTGGAGGGCGACGTCTCCCCGACAGCTGCCTTTGGGAGGGGCTGGTTTtcaccccctcccctgccccacgCCCACCCCCTGCTCAGATCTTCACGAACAAAATGCTGGTGACGAGGGCGAACCCAGCCAGGAGGATGATGACCTTGAGGATGCGCTGCTCGGAGGACCCGAGTTCGTGTGGCAGAATCTCCAAAAAGGTGATGTAGATGAAAGTTCCCGTGGCCAACCCTTCCAGGACGCTGCGGGAGAGACGGGACAAGGCAGCCATGGGGACCTCGGTCAGAGCCACCCCCAGCCCGATGCCGAGTGGGGACATGGTCGAGAAGAGGACCAGGCAAACGGCCACAACCCGGGCACGCAGCTTCCCTTGCAGCAGCTTGAGGCTCAGGCTGAAGGCGATGGCCCCCTTGTGAATGAGGAGGGCCAGGCAGATCTCCAAGGCTTGGGTGCCGtcctcctgcagccccacggccAGCCCCTCGAAGACGGAGTGCAGCGAGAGGGCCAGGAGAAGCACCACGGAGCGGACGGCCGagtgggcgttgaagtccacgtgGACGTGGGCGCGCTCGCTAGCCAGGCGGTCCCGAGCGAGGGGCTGGGGCCGCAAGGATTCCCAACTCTGGTCCTGTGGGGAGGCGGGACGATGGGACGCAGAGCCTAGGAGTGCTTCGGTCTCCTCCAGGGATCCTGAAGGGTCCTTGTAAGCCAGCACAATCTGCTCTAGCACCAGGACCAGAAAGAAGCCCATTGCCAGAATAAATTCCTGCAAAGGGAAATGGAGCtgtccaggaaggagggagaagagaagaCAAGACATCAGCTTCAGCTCCGGATTCTGCCTTCCCCTTTGAGTTAGCCAGGACCCTGAGCACCTTGAAGCGCCATGGCTGTAATTCAATGAATTACTAATCTCACAcgcaaaaaagaaaagcaagctaaCAATCAAAACACAACCGTCAGAGGGATCCCCTGTTGGTCGTGGAAGACAGCCAGAGGCCGGGGCAAGCAAGTTCTCCCTCAAGTAGTCAGGATGACTAAAACAGAACTTGCATGCTCAGAGGCAGTCTGCCACAAAAGCTAAGTGCTAATTTGTGGAGAAGCTTACAAATTTGGCTCGCTGCTGGGGGAAAAGAGGATGAAGTCTGTCTCGCATGCCTGCAGCAAATGGGCAGGatttctgctctgtctccatTAAGCATCCTGCACTAGTCTGTCTGTCTTCTAACTGCAGAGGAATTAATTGGTGCACGTCCACCGATCACATGAAAGGAACGCAGTCCGGCAGCCAAGAAGTTCCTCTGAAGAATTTTCCCCCCACAATTGCACAATGCCCTCTAAACAAAAAATGGGCTTTTCCTTCCAAGAGCGAATAAGGCCGAGAACTTGGGATCTGCCACCGTGGCCCGCTCTACATTCTCACTCACCGTGATTCGCAAGTCATTGAGGGCCTCGTTAATGCTGGCGAGATAATTGGGAACCAAATCGAGGAGACACGTCCCCAGGAAGATGCCACCAGCAAAACAGCTCACCAGACTTAGAGTTTTTCTTTGAGGACctgttaggaggaggaggaggacagatgGAAAAATTAAAACGCGTGCCAGCATTAACAGGGAACAACACTTCTGTTGCTCCACCCTCGCTTTTACAGACATAAACAGCTCCAAGCTGCACAATCCCCATCCAGCAGCaaaattactcttttttttttttttttgcaatgagaCTTTTCATTTTTAAGGGCTGACCAGGAGAGATGGAGATTGGCCTTGAAACATATCCAGGAGGTTCTATTTGGAAAAGGGTGGCCTCCAAGTCCAAATacccaacatttaaaaaaaaacaactgcttTCTCAACAGCATCCAATTTGCTTCTGGCTATTCCTTCTCATTTCCTTGAAAAAAAAGTGTCATCAGCtacattttccccttccttgccTCTTCTCCCAAACATGGGGTCCTCCGATTCTCCCCCAAGAAAAGAGCGAACATTATTAAACTGGAGAGCATATCCTGACGGGCAGGCCTCTAAGCCGAAAATATTTTCAGCTGGGGCCTTCCTCAAAATCAGGAATCTCCAATAAATAATTAActtcctgtttttattatttgggcagagagcgagagagagagatatcAGCTGAAAGCTGACCCAGGCAGCTTTGATCAGTTGGTATCTGCCAGAAAAATTTGAAGAGAGCAAACGCTTGTGATGCATCATTTAAGGCCTTTCTTAAAAACAGAAGCGTTT of the Candoia aspera isolate rCanAsp1 chromosome 17, rCanAsp1.hap2, whole genome shotgun sequence genome contains:
- the SLC39A1 gene encoding zinc transporter ZIP1, which gives rise to MAGGMAEPWDPDAKLEHLVWNPYGTPLRSAKGLELKLGSLVLLLLVTLLCAFVPLWLFRRPGSAPASANFGPQRKTLSLVSCFAGGIFLGTCLLDLVPNYLASINEALNDLRITLHFPLQEFILAMGFFLVLVLEQIVLAYKDPSGSLEETEALLGSASHRPASPQDQSWESLRPQPLARDRLASERAHVHVDFNAHSAVRSVVLLLALSLHSVFEGLAVGLQEDGTQALEICLALLIHKGAIAFSLSLKLLQGKLRARVVAVCLVLFSTMSPLGIGLGVALTEVPMAALSRLSRSVLEGLATGTFIYITFLEILPHELGSSEQRILKVIILLAGFALVTSILFVKI